The following are from one region of the Microbaculum marinisediminis genome:
- a CDS encoding copper-binding protein → MRMPATLAAALLGLTAQFAVAPALAQDIPMVKGEITKIDDAQNKLTIRHGAMPHIGMDHPMMMVFKVADPAMIETVAVGDQIQFRADRIRGDLTVIEIEKE, encoded by the coding sequence ATGCGTATGCCCGCAACCCTCGCCGCCGCACTGCTGGGCCTGACGGCCCAGTTCGCTGTCGCCCCCGCCCTCGCGCAGGACATCCCGATGGTGAAAGGTGAGATCACCAAGATCGACGATGCCCAGAACAAGCTGACGATCCGCCACGGCGCAATGCCGCATATCGGCATGGACCACCCGATGATGATGGTGTTCAAGGTCGCCGATCCGGCGATGATCGAAACCGTCGCTGTCGGCGATCAGATCCAGTTCCGGGCCGACCGGATCCGGGGCGACCTGACCGTGATCGAGATCGAGAAGGAGTGA
- a CDS encoding multicopper oxidase family protein, translated as MNDTITRRGFLGSAVGSLGMTAIAAPALSRGLPEAPVMTEATMQPPLHPTSGPDYNPVVTLNGWTLPWRMNGDWKEFHLVAEPVEREMAEGMTANLWGYNGQSPGPTIEAVEGDKVRIFVTNKLPEKTTIHWHGQILPCGMDGVGGLTQPHIPSGKTYVYEWQLAKSGTFMYHPHSDEMVQMAMGMMGFFVVHPRDPQQHRVDRDFVFLLNAFDIDPGARVPRIMTMTDFNLWCWNSRLFPGIDPLVAAKGDRVRVRVGNLTMTNHPIHMHGYDFAVTGTDGGWVAPEARWSEVSIDIPVGAMRAYEFDAVHEGDWAIHCHKSHHTMNAMGHDVKTFIGADKRLTTEQIRKLVPDYMPMGATGMGEMAEMSMPLPDNTLPMMAGWGQFGPIEMGGMFSVMKVREGLAAGDYSDPGDFDHPPGTVAYEWTGDTPDAAQAPGASEPTPKSSHDDHHKRS; from the coding sequence ATGAACGATACGATCACACGTCGCGGCTTCCTCGGGAGCGCCGTTGGATCGCTGGGCATGACCGCCATCGCGGCACCGGCGCTTTCGCGCGGACTGCCCGAAGCGCCGGTAATGACAGAGGCGACGATGCAGCCGCCGCTGCATCCAACGTCAGGCCCGGACTACAACCCTGTCGTCACGCTGAACGGCTGGACCCTGCCATGGCGGATGAACGGCGACTGGAAGGAGTTCCATCTCGTCGCGGAGCCGGTCGAACGCGAGATGGCCGAAGGCATGACGGCCAACCTCTGGGGCTACAACGGCCAGTCGCCCGGTCCGACGATCGAGGCGGTGGAAGGCGACAAGGTGCGCATCTTCGTCACCAACAAGCTGCCGGAGAAGACGACGATCCACTGGCACGGACAGATCCTGCCGTGCGGCATGGACGGGGTCGGCGGGCTGACGCAACCGCACATCCCCTCGGGCAAGACCTACGTCTATGAATGGCAGCTCGCGAAGTCGGGCACCTTCATGTACCACCCGCATTCCGACGAGATGGTGCAGATGGCGATGGGCATGATGGGCTTCTTCGTGGTCCATCCCAGAGACCCGCAGCAGCACCGCGTCGATCGCGACTTCGTGTTCCTGCTGAACGCCTTCGACATCGACCCCGGTGCGCGCGTGCCGCGCATCATGACGATGACGGATTTCAATCTGTGGTGCTGGAACAGCCGCCTCTTCCCCGGCATCGATCCGCTGGTGGCGGCAAAGGGCGACAGGGTCCGCGTTCGCGTCGGCAACCTCACCATGACAAACCATCCGATTCATATGCACGGCTACGATTTCGCCGTGACGGGAACGGACGGCGGATGGGTTGCGCCGGAAGCGCGATGGTCGGAGGTCTCGATCGACATCCCGGTCGGCGCGATGCGGGCCTACGAGTTCGACGCGGTCCACGAAGGCGACTGGGCGATCCACTGCCACAAGTCGCATCACACCATGAATGCGATGGGCCATGACGTCAAAACGTTCATCGGTGCCGACAAGCGTCTGACGACCGAGCAGATCCGCAAACTGGTTCCGGACTACATGCCCATGGGCGCGACGGGGATGGGCGAGATGGCCGAAATGTCGATGCCACTCCCCGACAACACCCTGCCGATGATGGCCGGCTGGGGGCAGTTCGGACCGATAGAGATGGGCGGGATGTTTTCGGTCATGAAGGTGCGGGAGGGGCTTGCCGCCGGCGACTATTCCGACCCCGGCGACTTCGACCACCCCCCCGGCACGGTCGCCTACGAGTGGACCGGAGACACGCCCGATGCCGCTCAGGCGCCTGGCGCTTCGGAGCCGACACCAAAATCCAGCCACGACGATCACCACAAAAGGAGCTGA
- a CDS encoding TolC family protein: MKRRYRAILPIGLAGLLSGCATYSEDGGLAFVETAVVGELDARPTVIRDADTAAQSQALVRDLLQQPLDADRSVRIALLNNRGLQAAYNELGLAETDMVAASLPPNPTISIGRIAAGGLPTEIERQIIVNILALATLPQRSEIARTRFRQAQYVAALETLRVGAEARRAYYRTAAAHQSVHLLEQARLSANATSELLAELGRTGAATKIDQAREQAFYAEVAAQLAKAKVAHTREAETLNRVLGLWGQDLDRLKETGRLPPLPARPATTEDIEVEALRRRLDVQVARLELDALAKSLELEEATRFIDLAELSAIYVTEDEFVLEDGVEYTETTNRPGFEVALEIPIFDFGETKVRRARETYLLALNKLAERGVEARSQAREAYQVHRATYDIARLYRDEVVPLRRIVSEESLLRYNGMIEDVTDLINDARAAIQSNVAASEALRDYWLATVDLDVALVGGAPGDAAPGDMASAAAGAGGGDH, translated from the coding sequence ATGAAACGGCGCTACCGGGCAATTCTGCCGATCGGGCTCGCGGGCCTTCTATCCGGGTGCGCGACCTATTCCGAAGACGGCGGCCTCGCCTTCGTCGAAACGGCCGTGGTCGGCGAGCTGGACGCGCGCCCGACGGTCATACGCGACGCGGATACCGCGGCCCAATCGCAGGCCCTGGTTCGCGACCTGTTGCAGCAGCCGCTGGACGCCGATCGTTCGGTCCGTATCGCGCTGCTGAACAATCGCGGGCTGCAGGCGGCCTACAACGAGCTCGGGCTCGCGGAAACAGACATGGTCGCCGCAAGCCTGCCGCCCAATCCCACCATATCGATCGGCCGGATCGCGGCCGGCGGCCTGCCCACCGAGATCGAGCGGCAGATCATCGTCAACATCCTGGCGCTTGCGACCTTGCCGCAACGCTCGGAGATCGCCCGGACGCGGTTTCGGCAGGCCCAGTACGTGGCGGCGCTCGAGACCCTGCGGGTCGGCGCGGAGGCCAGGCGTGCCTACTACCGCACCGCCGCCGCGCACCAGAGCGTCCATCTGCTCGAGCAGGCTCGGCTCTCGGCAAACGCAACGTCCGAGCTTCTTGCCGAACTTGGCCGCACGGGCGCCGCGACGAAGATAGACCAGGCCCGCGAACAGGCGTTCTACGCCGAAGTCGCCGCCCAGCTCGCCAAAGCGAAGGTCGCGCACACCCGGGAGGCCGAGACGCTCAACCGGGTCCTCGGCCTCTGGGGCCAGGATCTGGACCGGCTGAAGGAAACCGGACGCTTGCCGCCGTTGCCGGCCAGACCGGCCACGACGGAGGATATCGAGGTCGAGGCCCTGCGGCGGCGCCTCGACGTACAGGTCGCGCGTCTCGAACTGGACGCCCTCGCCAAGTCGCTTGAGCTGGAAGAGGCGACACGGTTCATCGATCTCGCGGAGCTGAGCGCGATCTATGTCACCGAGGACGAGTTCGTTCTGGAGGACGGCGTGGAGTACACGGAGACCACGAACCGCCCGGGCTTCGAGGTCGCGCTGGAGATCCCGATCTTCGACTTCGGCGAAACCAAGGTCCGGCGTGCCAGGGAAACCTATCTGCTGGCTCTCAACAAGCTCGCGGAACGCGGCGTCGAGGCGCGCTCGCAGGCGCGCGAAGCCTATCAGGTCCATCGCGCGACCTACGACATCGCACGGCTCTATCGCGACGAAGTCGTGCCACTGCGCCGCATCGTCTCGGAAGAGTCGCTGCTTCGCTACAACGGCATGATCGAAGACGTCACCGATCTGATCAACGATGCCCGCGCGGCGATCCAGTCGAACGTCGCCGCAAGCGAAGCCTTGCGCGACTACTGGCTGGCCACGGTCGACCTCGATGTCGCCCTGGTCGGCGGCGCACCGGGCGACGCCGCGCCCGGGGACATGGCTTCGGCCGCCGCCGGGGCCGGCGGCGGCGACCACTAG
- a CDS encoding aminotransferase class V-fold PLP-dependent enzyme: MPYADHFSRFFAADPDRLHLAAHSHHAWPDVTEAAQAQAWRDAIALADRKWDHVFGEIVPAFQRHVARHLGLPDPETIAIAPNTFDFVRRLLSCLPAERPARILTSDAEFHSFTRQTARLEEDGIVAVTRVPAEPFGTFEARFRQAASAGGYDLVFLSQVFFDSGFVVEDLAGIMGAVPDDAALVVIDGYHGFMARPTDLSAIAGRAFYMAGGYKYAMAGEGACFLHCPPGYAPRPRDTGWYAAFGAIGSRADQVGYAPDGGRFLGATFDPTGLYRFNAVMDWLDGLGLSVADIDTHVRAVLDAFLIALADRPVAGLDPALLLRRPGRNAMGHFLTFRTPDAAAIHDRLMADNIVVDYRRDRLRIGFGIYHDAERAGDYVARIAAALGAP, from the coding sequence ATGCCCTACGCCGACCATTTCTCGCGGTTCTTCGCGGCCGATCCGGACCGGCTGCATCTCGCCGCCCACAGTCACCATGCCTGGCCGGACGTTACCGAAGCCGCGCAGGCGCAGGCCTGGCGCGACGCAATCGCGCTCGCCGACCGCAAATGGGACCATGTGTTCGGCGAGATCGTGCCGGCCTTCCAGCGCCATGTCGCGCGACACCTCGGCCTGCCCGATCCGGAGACGATCGCGATCGCCCCGAATACGTTCGACTTCGTCCGGCGGCTGCTGTCCTGCCTGCCCGCTGAGCGGCCGGCGCGCATTCTCACGAGCGACGCCGAGTTCCATTCCTTCACCCGCCAGACCGCACGCCTGGAGGAGGATGGGATCGTGGCGGTGACCCGCGTTCCCGCCGAACCGTTCGGCACGTTCGAGGCCCGCTTTCGCCAGGCGGCCTCGGCGGGCGGCTACGACCTCGTATTCCTGAGCCAGGTGTTCTTCGATTCCGGCTTCGTCGTCGAGGACCTGGCCGGGATCATGGGCGCCGTGCCCGACGACGCGGCGCTTGTCGTCATCGACGGCTATCACGGCTTCATGGCACGGCCGACCGACCTGTCCGCCATCGCCGGGCGCGCCTTCTACATGGCCGGCGGCTACAAGTACGCCATGGCCGGCGAGGGCGCCTGTTTCCTGCATTGTCCGCCAGGATACGCCCCGCGCCCGCGCGACACCGGCTGGTACGCCGCCTTCGGCGCGATCGGATCGCGGGCCGATCAGGTCGGCTACGCCCCGGACGGCGGCCGGTTCCTGGGCGCGACGTTCGATCCCACCGGCCTCTATCGTTTCAACGCGGTGATGGACTGGCTGGACGGACTGGGTCTTTCGGTGGCCGATATCGACACCCATGTGCGCGCCGTTCTGGACGCCTTCCTCATCGCCCTCGCCGACCGCCCCGTCGCCGGCCTCGATCCGGCCCTGCTGCTGCGCCGCCCCGGCCGAAACGCGATGGGCCACTTCCTCACGTTTCGCACGCCCGACGCCGCCGCGATCCACGACCGGCTGATGGCGGACAACATCGTCGTCGACTATCGCCGCGATAGGCTGCGCATCGGTTTCGGGATCTACCACGACGCCGAGCGGGCCGGCGACTACGTCGCTCGAATCGCCGCGGCGCTCGGCGCGCCATAG
- a CDS encoding tryptophan 2,3-dioxygenase, which translates to MVNKPVSYADYLKLDVLLNAQVPESAAAGREAHDEMLFIIVHQVYELWFKQILFEIDRIEAIFAGDWVDDRDVAAAANGLARIVEVLRLGVRQIDLLETMTPLDFLDFRDLLYPASGFQSAQFRAVEVRLGLRREDRYAFEDQPFEKRLTEREQTRILDQERARSVFDLVETWLSRVPFVETAGWRFREAYRSAVADAVRGDIAYAERSAALSDSQRAAQVKALEQELDRFDALFSGTPADLAEAAPGWRMGRGAVLAALFINLYRDEPALQVPFRFLSLLMDVDETLTTWRFRHALMVERMIGRKLGTGGSSGHSYLHKTVERHRIFSDLFALATFLMPSRARPPLPDEVRRAMSLAYAPAGSGASESA; encoded by the coding sequence ATGGTGAACAAGCCCGTTTCCTATGCTGACTACCTGAAGCTCGATGTCCTGTTGAACGCACAGGTGCCCGAAAGCGCGGCGGCCGGGCGCGAAGCGCATGACGAGATGCTGTTCATCATCGTCCACCAGGTATACGAGCTGTGGTTCAAGCAGATCCTGTTCGAGATCGACCGGATCGAGGCGATCTTCGCCGGCGACTGGGTCGACGACCGCGACGTGGCCGCCGCCGCCAACGGCCTTGCCCGCATCGTCGAGGTGCTGCGGCTCGGCGTGCGCCAGATCGACCTCCTGGAGACGATGACGCCGCTCGATTTTCTCGATTTCCGCGATCTGCTCTATCCCGCGTCCGGCTTCCAGAGCGCGCAGTTCCGCGCGGTCGAGGTGCGCCTCGGCCTGCGCCGCGAGGATCGCTACGCCTTCGAGGACCAGCCCTTCGAGAAACGCCTGACGGAACGCGAACAGACGCGCATCCTCGACCAGGAACGGGCGCGCAGCGTATTCGACCTGGTGGAGACGTGGCTGTCGCGCGTCCCCTTCGTCGAGACCGCGGGCTGGCGTTTCCGCGAGGCCTATCGCTCCGCCGTCGCCGATGCGGTGCGCGGCGACATCGCCTATGCGGAGAGGAGCGCGGCGCTGAGCGACAGCCAGCGCGCGGCCCAGGTAAAGGCGCTGGAGCAGGAGCTCGACCGGTTCGACGCGCTGTTCTCCGGAACGCCCGCGGACCTGGCCGAGGCTGCGCCCGGCTGGCGGATGGGACGCGGCGCGGTGCTCGCCGCCCTGTTCATCAATCTCTATCGCGACGAGCCGGCGCTGCAGGTGCCCTTCCGGTTCCTCAGCCTGCTGATGGACGTCGACGAAACGCTGACCACCTGGCGCTTCCGCCATGCGCTGATGGTGGAGCGGATGATCGGCCGCAAGCTCGGCACCGGCGGCTCGTCCGGCCACAGCTACCTGCACAAGACGGTGGAGCGGCACCGGATCTTCTCCGACCTGTTCGCGCTCGCGACCTTCCTGATGCCGAGCCGGGCGCGCCCGCCGCTGCCCGACGAGGTGCGCCGCGCCATGTCCCTCGCCTATGCGCCGGCCGGATCCGGCGCCTCCGAATCCGCTTGA